One genomic window of Saccopteryx bilineata isolate mSacBil1 chromosome 4, mSacBil1_pri_phased_curated, whole genome shotgun sequence includes the following:
- the PCDHB1 gene encoding protocadherin beta-1, translating into MAVARRILQSRQVGSLLLFLCISAGGATTIRYSVAEEMESGSFVANVAKDLGLEVGKLAARGARLVSEGNKLHFRLHRKTGDLFVKEKLDRESLCGRADPCVLHFEIVLVEPLQSFRAEVRVFDINDNAPIFPNKEPLLKIPESTPLGSRFPLQSAQDLDVGLNGLQNYTLSANAYFHLHTRFRSHGPKYAELVLDKPLDREEQPEVNLTITAVDGGSPPKSGTAHIRVEVLDVNDHVPQFSRLVYRAQVPENNVNGSLVATVTATDLDEGFNKKITYSLAQNSEAILQTFQIDSETGEVRLRGPLDFEAIETYDIDIQATDGGGLSAHSKVLVEVVDVNDNPPEVTVSSVSSPLPEDSPLQTVVALFSIRDRDIRVGGRITCFLKEDLPFAVKPTFRNAYSLVTDRSLDREKISGYNITLVAMDTGPLSLSTETVIEVLISDINDNPPVFQEDSYILTVRENNSPAVFIGKVHAEDSDLGENAQVTYSLLPPKSGDLSVFAYISINSDNGKLYALRTMDYEAIQDFQFVIKATDGGFPSLGSQVTVRVVVLDDNDNCPMILYPLQNGTLPCNDLVPRSAEAGYLVTKVVAVDGDSGQNSWLSYHLLKASDSGLFSVQQQNGEIRTLRQISGRDPMMQKLVILVQDHGQPALSTSASLNILLVDGFSEPYLQFRDPAKHSARVNPSTKYLVISLAVLSFLFLLSVTVIFIIQVYQKIKYREKITIQEHFYDDCNFPNHLVQRGANGSLSQPCAYEMCSATCTGTSEFRFLKRFMPNFPFPHDTEEGKTEAASSLTLDSGRNRSQGSEGHDRVPDNYM; encoded by the coding sequence ATGGCAGTTGCGCGCAGAATACTGCAAAGCAGGCAAGTGGgatctcttctcctttttctgtgcATTTCTGCGGGGGGCGCGACAACCATCCGCTATTCCGTGGCGGAGGAGATGGAGAGCGGTTCGTTTGTGGCTAATGTGGCTAAGGACCTGGGGCTGGAGGTAGGGAAGCTGGCTGCGCGCGGGGCGCGGCTGGTTTCCGAGGGCAACAAACTGCACTTCCGGCTCCACCGCAAGACCGGGGATCTGTTCGTGAAGGAGAAGTTGGATCGGGAGTCACTTTGTGGCAGAGCCGACCCGTGCGTCCTGCACTTTGAAATAGTCCTGGTGGAGCCCCTGCAGTCTTTCCGTGCCGAGGTCAGGGTATTTGATATCAATGACAATGCCCCGATTTTCCCAAACAAGGAGCCTCTTTTAAAGATCCCGGAGAGCACCCCCCTGGGCTCCCGTTTTCCTCTGCAGAGCGCCCAGGATCTGGACGTGGGCCTCAACGGTCTCCAAAACTACACCTTGAGCGCCAACGCCTATTTCCACTTGCACACCCGCTTCCGCAGCCACGGGCCCAAATACGCGGAGCTGGTGCTGGATAAACCCCTGGACAGAGAGGAGCAGCCAGAAGTCAACTTGACAATTACAGCGGTGGACGGCGGGTCCCCGCCCAAGTCTGGCACCGCCCACATCCGCGTGGAGGTCCTGGACGTCAACGACCACGTGCCCCAGTTCTCCAGACTAGTGTACCGCGCTCAGGTACCGGAAAACAACGTCAACGGTTCTTTGGTGGCCACAGTGACAGCCACGGACCTAGACGAGGGCTTCAACAAGAAAATAACGTATTCTTTAGCTCAAAACTCAGAAGCAATTCTCCAGACATTTCAGATTGACTCTGAAACTGGAGAGGTTCGACTGAGAGGGCCCCTAGATTTTGAAGCGATTGAAACATACGACATTGACATCCAGGCTACCGATGGAGGAGGGCTCTCTGCCCACAGCAAAGTCCTGGTGGAAGTGGTGGATGTGAATGACAATCCTCCTGAAGTGACCGTTTCCTCTGTGTCCAGCCCTCTTCCTGAGGACTCCCCGCTACAAACTGTAGTGGCCCTTTTTTCTATCCGAGACCGAGACATTCGAGTGGGGGGGAGAATCACTTGCTTCCTCAAAGAAGACCTTCCCTTTGCCGTCAAACCTACATTCAGGAACGCTTACTCGCTGGTCACTGACAGAAGCTTGGATCGGGAGAAGATCTCAGGCTATAATATTACCCTTGTTGCCATGGATACCGGACCACTCAGTCTGTCCACAGAGACTGTAATAGAGGTGCTAATATCTGACATTAATGACAATCCCCCAGTATTTCAGGAAGACTCCTACATCTTGACTGTTCGGGAAAACAATAGCCCTGCGGTTTTCATTGGCAAAGTTCATGCTGAGGATTCAGATTTGGGTGAAAATGCCCAAGTAACATATTCTTTGCTGCCTCCGAAAAGTGGAGACCTATCAGTTTTTGCTTACATCTCCATAAATTCAGACAATGGGAAGCTTTATGCATTGAGAACCATGGATTATGAGGCCATTCAAGATTTTCAGTTTGTGATAAAGGCAACTGATGGGGGTTTCCCATCACTGGGTAGCCAGGTTACTGTCCGAGTGGTTGTCCTTGATGACAATGACAACTGCCCAATGATCTTGTACCCATTGCAGAATGGTACCTTGCCCTGCAATGACCTGGTGCCTAGGTCTGCAGAGGCAGGCTACCTGGTGACTAAGGTGGTGGCTGTGGATGGTGACTCAGGTCAGAATTCTTGGCTTTCATATCATCTACTTAAGGCCAGTGACTCTGGGTTATTCTCTGTTCAACAACAAAATGGGGAAATCCGTACATTGCGGCAGATATCTGGGAGAGACCCCATGATGCAGAAACTGGTCATTCTTGTTCAGGATCATGGCCAACCAGCTCTTTCCACTTCTGCTTCACTCAACATCCTGCTGGTAGATGGCTTTTCTGAGCCCTACCTGCAGTTCCGGGATCCAGCCAAACATTCTGCAAGGGTAAATCCATCCACTAAATATTTAGTCATTTCTCTGGCtgtgctttcctttctctttctcctctctgtcacaGTGATTTTCATTATTCAGGTCTACCAGAAAATTAAATACAGAGAAAAGATCACAATTCAAGAGCATTTCTACGATGACTGTAATTTCCCAAACCACCTGGTACAAAGAGGAGCCAATGGGTCTTTATCCCAGCCTTGTGCCTATGAAATGTGCTCAGCTACCTGCACTGGCACTAGTGAGTTCCGCTTTCTTAAGCGCTTTATGCCCAACTTTCCCTTTCCCCATGACACTGAAGAGGGAAAAACAGAAGCTGCTTCCAGTTTAACACTAGATTCTGGTAGGAATAGGTCTCAGGGATCAGAGGGTCATGACCGAGTACCTGATAACTATATGTAG